A genomic segment from Sulfuritalea hydrogenivorans sk43H encodes:
- a CDS encoding GAF domain-containing protein, translating into MDQPTQAVDSKKKTTDRDQESRRRLRHLELLLEVTRRMASYGTLDEVLQALVEMTTTELNAERGSLFLNDPDTNELYSRVAQGNIQREIRILNTSGVAGYVYTAGEALIIHDAYADERFNRSIDEQTGFTTHNILCVPIKTVKGEIIGVAQTLNKRTGKFTKQDLNLLEAMTSQGTLALQSAQFIERMQAIRRQEMEFIDVVSEVTADIKLGSLLQKVMGEATRLLNAERSTLFLNDEKTSELWSEVGQGLESVQIRLPNHLGIAGAVFTSGKAINIPYAYADLRFNPAFDKKTGYFTRSILCVPIVNKHGKVIGVTQVLNKRGGPFTGEDESRLRAFTAQISIALENAKLFADVQNMKNYNEAMLESMSNAVITLDESERIATCNAAGLRILRVHPPQILQKPAAEFFAGSNVWIAEKLKRVAETQATELAMEAELIVGEDKLSVNLTALPLLSMEKKRLGSMLMLEDISSEKRMRSTMSRLMDPGIADQMLAGGVDTLGGKNVQATVLFSDIRGFTTITEQLGAQGTVALLNEYFTLMVDCIQREAGFLDKFIGDAVMAAFGIPVGHDDDADRAVRTAISMIRELWTWNKLRVSEGKLPVDIGIGLNTDNVVSGTIGSKKRMDYTIIGDGVNLAARLESACKQYGSHILVSEFTYKALKTTYFSRELDLVVVKGKTRPVAIYEILDYHTEESYPQMIDALRHFKSGLVKYRQQKWTDAMGEFNEVLSLNANDKAAKLYIERCQHFLASPPGDDWDGVWVMESK; encoded by the coding sequence ATGGACCAACCCACCCAGGCTGTCGACAGCAAAAAGAAAACCACCGATCGCGACCAGGAAAGCCGTCGCCGCCTGCGTCATCTCGAACTGCTGCTGGAAGTCACGCGCCGCATGGCGAGCTATGGCACGCTCGATGAAGTCCTGCAGGCACTGGTGGAGATGACCACCACCGAGCTGAATGCAGAACGCGGATCGTTGTTCCTCAACGACCCCGACACCAATGAGCTGTATTCGCGCGTGGCGCAAGGCAACATCCAGCGCGAGATCCGCATCCTGAACACCAGCGGCGTGGCAGGCTACGTGTATACCGCGGGCGAGGCGCTGATCATCCATGACGCCTATGCCGACGAACGATTCAACCGCTCGATCGACGAACAGACCGGATTCACGACGCACAACATTCTTTGCGTGCCGATCAAGACGGTCAAGGGCGAGATCATCGGCGTGGCGCAGACGCTCAACAAACGCACCGGCAAGTTCACCAAGCAGGACCTGAACCTGCTCGAAGCGATGACCAGCCAGGGCACGCTGGCACTGCAAAGCGCGCAGTTCATCGAGCGCATGCAGGCCATCCGTCGCCAGGAAATGGAGTTCATCGACGTCGTCTCCGAGGTCACCGCCGACATCAAGCTCGGCTCCCTTCTGCAAAAGGTCATGGGCGAAGCGACGCGCCTGCTCAATGCCGAGCGCTCGACCCTGTTCCTCAATGACGAGAAGACCAGCGAGCTGTGGTCGGAGGTTGGCCAGGGCCTGGAGTCGGTGCAGATCCGCCTGCCCAATCATCTGGGCATCGCCGGCGCCGTGTTCACCTCGGGCAAGGCGATCAACATTCCCTACGCCTACGCCGACCTGCGCTTCAATCCGGCCTTCGACAAGAAAACCGGTTATTTCACGCGCTCGATTCTCTGCGTGCCCATCGTCAACAAGCACGGCAAGGTGATCGGCGTCACGCAGGTGCTGAACAAGCGCGGCGGCCCCTTCACCGGCGAGGACGAATCACGTTTGCGCGCCTTTACCGCGCAGATTTCGATCGCTCTGGAAAATGCCAAGCTGTTCGCCGACGTGCAGAACATGAAGAACTACAACGAGGCGATGCTGGAGTCGATGTCGAATGCGGTGATCACGCTCGACGAAAGCGAACGCATTGCCACCTGCAACGCTGCCGGCCTGCGCATCCTGCGCGTGCACCCGCCGCAGATTCTGCAAAAGCCCGCCGCCGAATTCTTCGCCGGCAGCAATGTGTGGATAGCCGAAAAGCTGAAGCGCGTAGCCGAAACGCAAGCCACCGAACTGGCGATGGAGGCGGAACTGATCGTCGGTGAAGACAAGCTGTCGGTCAATCTGACTGCCCTGCCTCTGCTGTCAATGGAGAAGAAACGCCTCGGCTCGATGCTTATGCTGGAGGATATCTCCAGCGAGAAACGCATGCGGTCGACCATGTCACGCCTGATGGATCCAGGCATCGCCGACCAGATGCTGGCTGGCGGTGTCGACACCCTGGGCGGCAAGAACGTGCAAGCCACGGTGCTTTTTTCCGATATACGCGGCTTCACCACGATCACCGAACAACTCGGTGCCCAGGGCACCGTGGCACTGCTCAACGAATACTTCACGCTGATGGTCGACTGCATTCAGCGCGAGGCCGGGTTCCTCGACAAATTCATCGGCGACGCTGTCATGGCCGCCTTCGGCATCCCGGTCGGCCACGATGACGACGCCGACCGCGCGGTGCGCACCGCAATTTCCATGATCCGCGAGTTGTGGACCTGGAACAAGCTGCGCGTGAGCGAAGGCAAGTTGCCGGTCGACATCGGCATCGGTCTCAATACCGACAATGTGGTTTCCGGAACCATCGGGTCCAAGAAACGCATGGATTACACCATCATCGGCGACGGCGTGAACCTTGCCGCCCGGCTCGAGTCGGCCTGCAAGCAGTATGGCAGCCACATTCTCGTCAGCGAGTTCACCTACAAGGCCCTGAAGACAACCTACTTCAGCCGCGAGCTGGACCTGGTGGTGGTGAAGGGCAAGACCAGGCCGGTGGCGATCTACGAAATCCTCGACTACCACACGGAAGAAAGCTATCCACAGATGATCGATGCCCTGCGCCATTTCAAGTCCGGGCTGGTGAAGTACCGGCAGCAGAAATGGACTGATGCAATGGGCGAGTTCAACGAGGTCCTGTCCCTCAACGCGAACGACAAGGCGGCAAAACTTTACATCGAGCGCTGCCAGCACTTCCTCGCCAGCCCGCCCGGCGATGACTGGGACGGCGTCTGGGTGATGGAATCCAAATAG
- a CDS encoding NAD(P)/FAD-dependent oxidoreductase yields MKKFSRRHFLASSGAWGATLVSGAVFAQILPRSRKRRVVIVGGGWGGLAAARHLRDMAPELEVVLVEKGAAFRSLPMSNKWLVGLAEDSGRSHDFAAAARTWGYTLVQAEATAIDREQRRVITRGGTLDYDWLILAVGIRYDYESWFGDDRRAAEQARKAFPAGFVADELDLLKQKLADFKGGDFVMNIPPAPYRCPPAPYERAVMIAWLFKQKKIKGRLIIVDPGPGMQAFNRVFADRYKDQVVHLTHAKVKSVDPFGKTMATEFDDLRFDDGILMAAQQAGDLVWQAGLVARDSEGRATGWGALDPIHLHARDDDRIFLIGDLIDRVSPLFGHYPKSGHLANRLGRIAAREIAGRARGSIPEPLLPESVCHVFSDVEPMESIRIDGEYRLRGDGLIMQTVRQHYDPQPRGEDAAWATSMYAEFLAKD; encoded by the coding sequence ATGAAAAAGTTTAGCCGGCGTCATTTTCTTGCATCGAGCGGCGCATGGGGGGCCACTCTGGTCTCCGGCGCGGTGTTCGCGCAGATACTGCCGCGCAGCCGAAAGCGGCGCGTGGTCATCGTCGGCGGCGGCTGGGGCGGGCTTGCGGCTGCCCGTCATTTGCGTGACATGGCGCCCGAGCTCGAAGTCGTGCTGGTCGAGAAGGGCGCGGCATTCCGCTCCCTGCCCATGAGCAACAAGTGGCTGGTCGGCCTCGCGGAGGACAGCGGCCGCAGCCACGACTTTGCCGCTGCGGCCCGGACCTGGGGCTACACGCTGGTGCAGGCCGAGGCCACGGCCATCGACCGCGAGCAGCGCCGCGTCATCACCCGCGGCGGCACGCTCGATTACGACTGGCTGATTCTGGCCGTCGGCATCCGCTACGATTACGAGTCGTGGTTCGGCGACGATCGCCGCGCCGCAGAGCAGGCGAGAAAGGCTTTTCCGGCGGGATTCGTTGCCGACGAGCTCGACCTGCTGAAGCAGAAGCTCGCCGATTTCAAGGGCGGCGACTTCGTCATGAACATTCCGCCGGCACCCTACCGATGCCCGCCGGCGCCCTACGAACGCGCGGTGATGATCGCCTGGCTGTTCAAGCAGAAGAAAATCAAGGGACGGCTGATCATCGTCGATCCCGGCCCGGGCATGCAGGCCTTCAACCGTGTCTTTGCCGATCGCTACAAGGATCAGGTCGTGCACCTGACGCATGCCAAAGTGAAATCCGTCGATCCCTTCGGGAAGACGATGGCGACCGAGTTCGATGACCTGCGCTTCGACGACGGCATCCTGATGGCCGCCCAGCAGGCTGGCGATCTGGTGTGGCAGGCAGGGCTGGTCGCGCGCGACAGCGAGGGCAGGGCGACCGGATGGGGTGCCCTGGACCCGATCCATCTCCATGCGCGCGATGACGATCGGATCTTCCTGATCGGTGACCTGATCGACAGGGTGTCGCCCCTGTTCGGGCACTATCCGAAGAGCGGGCATCTGGCCAACCGGCTGGGGCGCATCGCCGCGCGCGAGATTGCCGGTCGTGCGCGCGGCAGCATTCCGGAACCGCTGCTGCCGGAAAGTGTCTGCCATGTGTTTTCGGACGTGGAACCGATGGAAAGCATCCGCATCGACGGTGAATACCGCCTGCGCGGCGACGGCCTCATCATGCAAACCGTGCGCCAGCATTACGATCCGCAGCCGCGAGGCGAAGATGCCGCGTGGGCAACATCGATGTACGCCGAGTTTCTCGCGAAGGATTGA
- a CDS encoding PAS-domain containing protein: MPEQFQTIIDCFPGGVSIFNAKLEMVACNRMFRDLLEFPDELFAQGRPSFHALVLFNAKRGEYGPGNPEAQALEACERARNMQPHVFERTRPNGKTLEIRGAPLPDGGFVTIYTDVSDRKRAEADAIHAGIERDVSRTGLAQILGGSSVATFVLDQDHRVAYWNRACENLTGVSAASVLGTREQWRPFYSSERPVMADLILAGGAEEAVDQHYRTKWQHSRLIEGAYEAEDFFPNFGEEGRWVFFTAAPLRNEAGHIMGAIETLQDVTERRRAEAALKERAEQENLRTTSYFQEVLTNLPFGVLVLDTDLNTIFWNDKVETLFSLPKGSISKGGTVRTSMRILAEKGFYGPGDAEEQVDIRFSELAKFPASSIELSPPHGGTLLVRSAPVLINGSPAGLILLQEDISERKQDEQRARERDMAKSLSVLRNAVGNISQGISMFDVNFDLVVCNRRFLELLDFPDYLGTPGTPFEAYIRYNAERGEYGPGDVDQQVQTRVAQALRCEPHVYERERPDGLVIEVVGKPLPEGGFISTYTDITERKQNEMALRELAATLELKVEDRTEALRKTLTELGTAQTRLAQIIDGSPIAAFVLDRDHRVTHWNSACEKLTGVAANSILGTSNQWRAFYTSERPMMADLIVAGDSEHEVQRHYSKWRRSEIIDGALEAEDFFPNFGKAGCWLYFTAAPLRNPAGRVIGAIETLRDITEQRRAEAGLQERAEALQQALTELGVVIQNLEQTQDELVRSEKLAGLGSMVAGIAHELNTPIGNSLMVATHLVATSKKMGEALKTGLKRSALDEFLANTDSAGDVLVRNLNKAAELVSSFKQVAVDQTSSQRRSFNLAEMVAEVVTTLRPTIRKTPYLIEQSIPDDIVMESFPGPLGQVVTNLINNSIIHGFDGREAGRIRIDAEKCEGNASVLLKVCDDGKGIPPDVLPRIFDPFFTTRLGQGGSGLGLNIVHNMVFSILGGRIGVESRPGQGTCFTLTLAMVAPEQAQSNQPLHGFGNRRTGGRRPEDFRDLPHDENR, from the coding sequence ATGCCAGAACAGTTCCAGACGATCATCGACTGTTTCCCCGGCGGCGTGTCCATTTTCAATGCCAAGCTTGAGATGGTGGCATGCAACCGGATGTTCCGCGACCTGCTCGAATTTCCGGACGAGCTGTTTGCGCAGGGGCGCCCTTCCTTCCACGCCCTGGTGCTGTTCAACGCAAAACGCGGCGAATACGGACCGGGAAACCCCGAAGCGCAGGCGCTCGAAGCCTGCGAACGGGCGCGCAACATGCAGCCGCACGTCTTCGAACGCACGCGACCCAACGGCAAGACCCTTGAGATTCGCGGAGCCCCCCTTCCTGACGGCGGCTTTGTCACCATCTATACGGACGTCAGCGACCGCAAGCGCGCCGAAGCAGATGCCATTCATGCCGGAATTGAGCGCGACGTAAGCCGTACCGGATTGGCACAGATCCTCGGCGGCAGCTCGGTGGCGACCTTTGTCCTTGATCAGGATCACCGCGTGGCGTACTGGAACCGCGCCTGCGAAAACCTGACCGGGGTCAGTGCCGCCTCGGTATTGGGAACCCGCGAACAATGGCGCCCGTTCTATTCCAGCGAACGACCGGTCATGGCCGACTTGATTCTCGCCGGCGGAGCCGAGGAAGCGGTCGATCAACACTACCGCACCAAATGGCAACATTCCAGGCTCATCGAAGGCGCTTACGAGGCAGAGGACTTCTTCCCGAATTTCGGAGAGGAAGGACGCTGGGTGTTCTTCACCGCGGCACCGCTGCGCAACGAAGCCGGACACATCATGGGTGCCATCGAAACCCTGCAGGACGTCACGGAGCGACGCCGGGCCGAAGCGGCGCTGAAAGAACGGGCAGAACAGGAAAACCTGCGTACCACTTCCTACTTCCAGGAAGTCCTGACCAATCTGCCATTTGGCGTTCTGGTGCTCGACACCGATCTCAATACCATCTTCTGGAATGACAAGGTCGAGACTCTTTTCAGCTTGCCGAAGGGCTCGATTTCAAAGGGAGGAACGGTCAGGACCAGCATGCGCATACTTGCCGAGAAGGGCTTCTACGGGCCCGGCGATGCGGAAGAGCAGGTCGATATCCGTTTCAGTGAACTCGCCAAATTCCCCGCGAGCTCGATTGAGCTCAGCCCTCCTCACGGCGGCACCCTGCTGGTGCGCTCGGCCCCGGTATTGATCAATGGCTCGCCGGCTGGTCTGATCCTGCTCCAGGAAGACATATCCGAACGCAAGCAGGATGAGCAGCGCGCCCGCGAACGCGACATGGCGAAGTCGCTATCGGTGCTGCGTAATGCCGTAGGCAATATCAGCCAGGGCATCTCGATGTTCGACGTCAACTTCGATCTTGTCGTCTGCAACCGCAGATTCCTCGAACTGCTCGACTTTCCGGACTATCTCGGTACTCCGGGAACGCCATTCGAAGCCTACATACGCTACAACGCAGAGCGTGGAGAATATGGTCCCGGCGATGTCGACCAGCAGGTGCAAACGCGGGTCGCCCAGGCCCTGCGCTGCGAACCCCATGTTTACGAGCGTGAGCGTCCGGACGGCCTGGTCATCGAGGTGGTCGGCAAACCCTTGCCGGAAGGCGGGTTCATCAGCACCTACACGGACATCACCGAACGCAAGCAAAACGAGATGGCGCTGCGGGAACTTGCCGCCACGCTGGAGCTCAAGGTGGAGGATCGCACCGAAGCGCTGCGAAAGACCCTGACGGAACTGGGGACGGCGCAAACGCGCCTGGCGCAAATCATCGATGGCAGCCCGATCGCGGCTTTTGTGCTTGATCGCGACCACCGGGTGACGCACTGGAACAGCGCATGTGAAAAGCTGACAGGCGTGGCGGCAAATTCCATCCTGGGGACCAGCAACCAGTGGCGCGCCTTCTACACCAGCGAACGCCCGATGATGGCCGACCTGATCGTCGCCGGAGACTCGGAGCATGAAGTCCAGCGCCACTATTCGAAGTGGCGGCGTTCGGAGATCATTGATGGCGCATTGGAGGCCGAAGACTTCTTTCCCAATTTCGGCAAGGCAGGATGCTGGTTGTACTTTACGGCAGCGCCGTTGCGCAATCCGGCAGGGCGCGTGATCGGCGCGATTGAAACCCTTCGCGATATCACTGAACAGCGCCGTGCCGAAGCCGGCTTGCAGGAGCGGGCCGAAGCCTTGCAGCAAGCCCTGACGGAACTGGGCGTGGTGATCCAGAACCTCGAGCAGACGCAGGATGAACTGGTACGCAGCGAAAAGCTGGCCGGCCTGGGCTCAATGGTCGCCGGAATAGCCCATGAATTGAATACGCCGATAGGCAACAGCCTGATGGTGGCAACTCACCTTGTCGCGACCAGCAAGAAAATGGGAGAGGCCCTGAAAACAGGATTGAAACGTTCAGCGCTCGATGAGTTCCTGGCCAACACCGATTCGGCCGGCGATGTGCTGGTGCGCAATCTGAACAAGGCTGCCGAACTGGTATCCAGCTTCAAGCAAGTTGCCGTTGATCAGACGAGTTCGCAAAGGCGAAGTTTCAACCTTGCGGAAATGGTTGCCGAAGTGGTAACAACGCTGAGGCCGACGATTCGCAAGACGCCTTATTTGATCGAACAGTCGATACCTGATGACATAGTGATGGAGAGCTTTCCCGGGCCACTGGGACAGGTGGTGACCAACCTGATCAACAACAGCATCATTCACGGCTTTGACGGCCGCGAGGCTGGCCGGATTCGCATCGATGCCGAAAAATGCGAGGGCAATGCAAGCGTCCTGCTGAAAGTCTGCGATGATGGCAAGGGCATACCGCCGGACGTCCTGCCACGCATCTTCGACCCGTTTTTCACCACGAGACTGGGCCAGGGCGGAAGCGGCCTCGGCTTGAACATAGTGCATAACATGGTATTCAGCATCCTTGGCGGCCGCATTGGTGTCGAGAGCCGTCCCGGACAGGGAACCTGCTTCACGCTTACACTGGCCATGGTCGCCCCGGAGCAGGCCCAGTCAAACCAGCCGCTGCATGGATTTGGCAACCGCCGGACGGGCGGGCGCAGGCCAGAGGATTTCCGCGACCTGCCACACGACGAAAACCGCTGA
- a CDS encoding ATP-binding cassette domain-containing protein, with amino-acid sequence MPVISLDRACLAYGHVALLDHAAMQIDAGERVGLIGRNGSGKSSLLKALAGLGSLDDGEVWRQPGLSIAYVPQEPEFASHDTVFQAVAAGLGDVARVLAEYHEVTHTVGAGDTATMDRLEALQAQLEANDGWTLNSRVEQAISRLALDGDTHVDTLSGGGKKRVALARALVAEPQLLLLDEPTNHLDVDGILWLEELLRGYQGAVMLITHDRVFLDNVATRILELDRGRLVSFPGSFAAYQERKEFMLNEEALANARADKMLAQEEIWIRKGVEARRTRSVGRVQRLEQLRAARAARREQQGKVDFRVVRGDASGKLVAELENVSKRFVTTAGEKVVVRDFSCRIQRGDKVGLIGANGTGKTTLLRLILGQIEPDAGKVQLGSRIEVAYFDQFRTQLDPEAPLCEVISPGSDYVEIGGTKKHVIGYLEDFLFAPQRARSPVKSLSGGERNRLLLARLFARPANVLVLDEPTNDLDIETLELLEALLQDYTGTVFLVSHDRAFLDNVVTQTIASEGDGQWKEYVGGYSDWLRQRPAGGAARFDATGGVAAAPVQKVGAGDTAKSRPPERKKLSFKEQRELEQLPDRIAALEAEQGALQQRLADPAFYQGPADAVREVQARLAKVDADIDAALARWEALEAKS; translated from the coding sequence ATGCCCGTCATTTCCCTCGATCGCGCCTGTCTCGCCTACGGGCATGTCGCCCTTCTCGACCACGCGGCGATGCAGATCGATGCCGGCGAGCGCGTCGGACTCATCGGCCGCAACGGCAGCGGCAAATCCAGCCTGCTGAAGGCGCTCGCCGGCCTGGGTTCGCTCGACGACGGCGAAGTCTGGCGTCAGCCCGGCCTCTCCATCGCCTATGTGCCGCAGGAGCCGGAATTCGCCAGCCACGACACGGTGTTCCAGGCCGTTGCCGCCGGGCTGGGCGACGTGGCGCGGGTGCTGGCCGAATATCACGAGGTTACCCATACAGTCGGCGCTGGCGACACGGCGACCATGGATCGCCTTGAGGCGCTGCAGGCGCAACTGGAAGCCAATGACGGCTGGACCCTGAATTCGCGCGTCGAGCAGGCCATTTCGCGCCTTGCGCTGGATGGTGATACCCATGTCGATACCCTTTCCGGGGGCGGCAAGAAGCGCGTTGCCCTGGCCCGCGCGCTGGTGGCCGAGCCGCAACTGCTGCTGCTCGACGAGCCGACCAACCACCTCGACGTCGACGGGATACTCTGGCTGGAGGAGCTGTTGCGCGGCTATCAGGGGGCCGTCATGCTCATCACTCACGACCGGGTGTTCCTCGACAACGTGGCGACCCGCATTCTCGAACTGGATCGCGGCCGGCTGGTGAGCTTTCCCGGCAGCTTCGCGGCCTACCAGGAACGCAAGGAATTCATGCTCAACGAGGAGGCGCTGGCCAATGCCCGCGCCGACAAGATGCTGGCGCAGGAGGAAATCTGGATCCGCAAGGGCGTCGAAGCACGGCGCACGCGCAGCGTCGGCCGCGTCCAGCGCCTCGAACAATTGCGCGCGGCGCGCGCGGCGCGGCGCGAGCAGCAGGGCAAGGTGGATTTTCGCGTGGTGCGCGGCGATGCTTCGGGCAAGCTGGTGGCCGAACTCGAAAATGTCAGCAAGCGATTTGTGACAACCGCGGGCGAAAAAGTCGTGGTGCGCGACTTCTCGTGCCGCATCCAGCGCGGCGACAAGGTCGGCCTGATCGGCGCCAACGGTACCGGCAAGACCACGCTGCTGCGGCTGATCCTCGGGCAGATCGAACCCGATGCCGGCAAGGTTCAGCTCGGCAGCCGGATCGAGGTCGCCTACTTTGACCAGTTCCGCACCCAGCTCGATCCCGAGGCGCCGCTGTGCGAAGTGATCAGCCCCGGCTCCGACTACGTCGAGATCGGTGGCACGAAGAAGCATGTGATCGGCTACCTGGAGGACTTCCTGTTCGCTCCGCAGCGCGCGCGGTCGCCGGTGAAATCGCTCTCCGGCGGCGAGCGCAACCGCTTGCTGCTGGCGCGCCTGTTCGCGCGGCCGGCAAACGTGCTGGTGCTCGACGAGCCGACCAACGACCTCGACATCGAAACCCTGGAGTTGCTCGAAGCGCTCTTGCAGGATTACACCGGCACGGTGTTCCTGGTCAGCCACGACCGGGCCTTCCTTGACAACGTGGTGACGCAGACCATTGCCAGCGAGGGTGACGGGCAGTGGAAGGAGTACGTTGGCGGCTACAGCGACTGGCTGCGGCAGCGGCCGGCGGGCGGCGCGGCGCGTTTCGATGCGACAGGTGGCGTGGCCGCTGCGCCAGTACAGAAAGTCGGCGCTGGCGATACGGCGAAGTCCAGGCCTCCCGAGCGCAAGAAGCTGAGTTTCAAGGAGCAGCGCGAACTGGAGCAATTGCCCGATCGCATTGCCGCGCTGGAAGCCGAGCAGGGCGCCCTGCAGCAGCGGCTGGCCGATCCTGCCTTCTATCAGGGTCCGGCCGATGCCGTGCGCGAGGTGCAGGCAAGGCTGGCCAAGGTCGATGCCGACATCGATGCCGCCCTGGCACGCTGGGAGGCGCTGGAGGCGAAGTCCTGA
- a CDS encoding ankyrin repeat domain-containing protein produces the protein MNQGFFRSLLLCCALHSSFAFAADATLGKNEQPIHDAARMGTRQDVEKLLKASPQSRDARTDLGATPLHYAAMNEDGGPLQALIAAGANVNARDKEGRTPLHMAAFSTRTKHALPLLQAGADPSLKTDAGRDALSMARKVRADEFAGVVSLWLLKGCKPAKPC, from the coding sequence ATGAACCAAGGCTTTTTCCGCTCACTCCTGCTCTGCTGCGCCCTGCACTCCAGTTTCGCCTTTGCGGCTGATGCCACCCTGGGCAAGAACGAGCAGCCGATCCACGATGCGGCCCGCATGGGCACGCGGCAGGATGTCGAGAAACTGCTCAAGGCGTCGCCGCAGAGCCGCGACGCGCGCACCGACCTCGGCGCCACGCCGCTCCACTATGCGGCGATGAATGAGGATGGCGGCCCGCTGCAGGCGCTGATTGCGGCGGGAGCCAACGTCAATGCGCGCGACAAGGAAGGCAGGACGCCGCTGCACATGGCCGCTTTTTCGACGCGCACAAAGCACGCCCTGCCCCTGCTGCAGGCGGGCGCCGATCCGTCACTGAAGACCGATGCCGGACGCGACGCGCTGAGCATGGCGCGCAAGGTGCGCGCCGACGAGTTCGCCGGCGTGGTGTCGCTCTGGCTGCTCAAGGGCTGCAAACCCGCCAAGCCGTGCTGA
- a CDS encoding DUF411 domain-containing protein, translating to MRHLLALALAVFGSMQPALAADGDSPPRIEMFAPSPCLSCIDWADHLRKNGFEVTITETLATNMPRLKRWLNVPSELESVPTAKVAGYFIEGHVPAEDIHQLLKEKPRARGLAVPGLPRGSPGREISNPFCETACTILDNAGQEKDVRRERFDTLLVGPDGKTSIFARH from the coding sequence ATGCGGCACCTTCTCGCGCTTGCGTTGGCAGTTTTTGGATCGATGCAGCCGGCACTGGCCGCAGATGGCGACAGCCCGCCGCGGATCGAAATGTTTGCCCCCAGCCCCTGCCTGTCATGCATCGACTGGGCCGATCACCTGCGCAAGAACGGCTTCGAAGTCACCATCACCGAAACCCTGGCGACCAACATGCCGCGCCTCAAGCGCTGGCTGAACGTGCCCTCCGAGCTCGAATCGGTGCCAACCGCCAAGGTGGCCGGCTATTTCATCGAAGGGCATGTTCCGGCCGAGGACATACATCAATTGCTCAAGGAAAAGCCCAGGGCACGAGGGCTGGCCGTGCCCGGCCTGCCGCGCGGCTCACCGGGGCGCGAAATCTCGAACCCCTTCTGCGAAACGGCCTGCACCATTCTCGATAACGCCGGCCAGGAAAAGGATGTCCGCCGCGAGAGGTTCGACACCCTGCTGGTCGGTCCGGACGGCAAGACCAGCATCTTCGCCCGCCACTAA
- a CDS encoding coiled-coil domain-containing protein, with product MMTSEVSTIEEELALAQADSRDMKRTVMALRAELEAAHAEIHASTLRATQTSAAEISQLKITVGALREELERARVEREKAVQQERVAANQEAQMLKATAAALREELEKSHAERDHAVQQERVVGHNEMQQLKATSAALRDELERARADADNAVRTALVSAQGEIAQLRQTISGLRESLELAQIDKTNSINRERTLFADEGTQLQHTIQALRDQIEAMRPTKA from the coding sequence ATGATGACTAGCGAAGTATCGACCATCGAAGAAGAGCTTGCCCTCGCCCAGGCAGATTCGCGCGACATGAAGCGCACGGTGATGGCGCTGCGCGCCGAGCTTGAGGCGGCGCATGCCGAGATTCATGCTTCGACATTGCGCGCGACCCAAACCAGTGCAGCGGAAATTTCGCAACTCAAGATTACCGTCGGCGCCCTGCGCGAAGAGCTTGAACGCGCCCGCGTCGAACGCGAAAAGGCAGTCCAGCAGGAGCGTGTCGCCGCAAATCAGGAAGCCCAGATGCTCAAGGCAACAGCCGCCGCCTTGCGCGAGGAGCTCGAAAAATCGCACGCCGAGCGCGATCACGCCGTGCAACAGGAGCGCGTGGTCGGGCATAACGAAATGCAGCAATTGAAAGCCACTTCGGCGGCCCTGCGCGACGAACTGGAGCGTGCGCGCGCCGATGCCGACAATGCCGTGCGCACCGCGCTGGTCAGTGCGCAGGGCGAAATCGCACAACTGCGCCAGACTATCAGCGGCTTGCGCGAAAGCCTGGAACTGGCGCAAATCGACAAGACCAATTCAATCAATCGCGAGCGGACTCTCTTCGCCGACGAAGGCACACAGCTGCAACACACGATCCAGGCCCTGCGCGACCAGATCGAAGCCATGCGCCCCACCAAAGCATGA